The DNA region TGAGAAGGCGGGAGAGGGGTAGCGGCAGACCGCCGTCCTATAGAGGCGGAGGGGCTAGTTTGGCTGCGAGTAAAGGTTTTCCAAGCGGCTTTAACACCAGTAAACACACTGCGAGTAGTAGTTTGCACTTTTTTTGCCTGCGTCTTGGCGGACACAACGCTTTGTTCGACTTGTTTAGCCGCAACACCAGCGCTTTTAACTCCCTCGCTGACATCATCTGTCAAATCGCTGATTTCCATACCGGTCAAGCGAATCGCTTCCAAAGTAGGGGGCAATTCGCGAGATAGGGTATCAGCTAATTTTTCCACACTGCGAGCAGCGCGGGCGATCTCCTGCAATGCGGGTATAGCTGCCATCAAAACAGCCGCAAGACTGACAGCAACCAGCAGTATGGAAAATCCTAACCAAAATAGGGGGTCAATCACAGGATTTGTGCCAAAAGCGAGGGTTATTTTTGCAGTTACCTGAGAGTTTATGTGGGTGTGATGTCTTGGGAAGCCACTGTAGTCCCCGAACCATAGGAATTCGAGTATAGCTCCTCCGGGTCGGGGGATGA from Aerosakkonema funiforme FACHB-1375 includes:
- a CDS encoding DUF948 domain-containing protein yields the protein MIDPLFWLGFSILLVAVSLAAVLMAAIPALQEIARAARSVEKLADTLSRELPPTLEAIRLTGMEISDLTDDVSEGVKSAGVAAKQVEQSVVSAKTQAKKVQTTTRSVFTGVKAAWKTFTRSQTSPSASIGRRSAATPLPPSQGTPLDVRDRAIAPSHRASESHREIAERRSAEASHSDSEVYWSGDEVE